From a single Glycine soja cultivar W05 chromosome 19, ASM419377v2, whole genome shotgun sequence genomic region:
- the LOC114398894 gene encoding uncharacterized protein LOC114398894: MSGCSDEEEISFSESDRHRYEGGSDGDDDDSEIRKNEHRSSRRRMGSGFGKVVVHQFTKAKKQVRRIRSRTSLLAKSEEGKVVIVEAGVSGRSGCRFCFSRPKVLESPNEESPSSDPNDPNFTHAMLRTLMDKNDFYSKECNPHSD; this comes from the coding sequence GAGGAGGAGATTTCGTTCTCAGAATCCGATCGTCACCGTTACGAAGGAGGCAGTGACGGCGACGACGACGATTCCGAAATCAGAAAGAATGAACATCGCAGCAGCAGAAGAAGAATGGGTAGTGGTTTTGGAAAGGTGGTGGTGCACCAATTCACGAAAGCGAAGAAGCAAGTGCGCAGAATCAGAAGCAGAACGAGTCTTCTCGCGAAATCAGAAGAAGGTAAGGTGGTGATTGTTGAAGCTGGCGTTAGTGGAAGGAGTGGGTGTAGGTTTTGTTTTTCGCGGCCCAAAGTGTTGGAATCGCCTAATGAGGAGTCTCCATCGAGTGATCCCAATGACCCTAATTTCACTCATGCCATGTTGAGAACTTTGATGGACAAGAATGATTTCTATTCCAAAGAATGCAACCCCCACTCGGATTAG
- the LOC114400064 gene encoding phytochrome A-like isoform X2: protein MSSSRPSQSSSNNSGRSRTSRLSARRMAQTTLDAKLHATFEESGSSFDYSSSVRMSPAGTVSGDHQPRSDRATSSYLHQTQKIKLIQPFGCLLALDEKTCKVIAYSENAPEMLTMVSHAVPSVGDHPALGIGTDIRTIFTAPSSAAIQKALRFGDVSLHNPILVHCKTSGKPFYAIIHRVTGSVIIDFEPVKPHEVPMTASGALQSYKLAAKAITRLESLTTGNMETLCNTMVREVFELTGYDRVMAYKFHEDDHGEVIAEVKRPGLEPYLGLHYPATDIPQATRFLFMKNKVRMIVDCCAKHVNVLQDKKIPFDLTLCGSTLRAAHSCHLQYMENMNSSASLVMAVVVNDNDEDGDSSDAVQPQKSKRLWGLVVCHHTTPRFVPFPLRYACQFLAQVFAVHVSKELEIEYQIIEKNILQTQTLLCDMLVQGEPLGIVSQSPNIMDLVKCDGAALLYKNKVWRLGVTPSESQIKEIALWLFECHEDSTGFCTDSLSDAGFPGAAALGDIACGMAAARIASKDILFWFRSHTASEIRWGGAKHEPGERDDGRRVHPRSSFKAFLEVVKTRSLPWKTYETDAIHSLQLILRDAFKETQSMEISTYAIDTRLGDLKIEGMQELDAVTSEVVRLIETATVPILAVDVNGMINGWNTKIAELTGLPVDEAIGKHLLTLVEDFSVDRVKKMLDMALQGEEERNVQFEIQTHHMKIDSGPISLVVNACASRDLQDNVVGVCFLAQDITAQKTMMDKFTRIEGDYKAIVQNPNPLIPPIFGTDEFGWCCEWNSAMAKLTGWKREEVMDKMLLGEVFGTQIACCRLRNHEAVVNFSIVLNTAMAGLETEKVPFGFFARDGKHVECILSMTKKLDAEGVVTGVFCFLQLASAELQQALHIQRISEQTSLKRLKDLTYLKRQIQNPLYGIMFSRKLLEGTELGAEQKQFLQTGIRCQRQISKILDDSDLDSIIDGKDLDVLVALLSCITATWIWRWLNSLCMKFWLPP from the exons ATGTCCTCTTCAAGGCCCAGCCAATCATCCAGCAATAATTCTGGCAGATCTAGAACATCAAGACTCAGTGCTAGGAGGATGGCTCAGACAACTTTAGATGCAAAACTGCATGCAACTTTTGAGGAATCGGGTAGTTCTTTTGACTACTCCAGTTCAGTGAGAATGTCTCCTGCTGGTACTGTCAGTGGAGACCATCAACCAAGGTCTGATAGAGCAACAAGTTCTTACCTCCATCAGACACAGAAAATCAAGCTTATCCAGCCATTTGGGTGTTTGTTAGCTTTAGATGAGAAAACATGCAAGGTCATTGCTTACAGTGAGAATGCACCTGAAATGCTCACCATGGTTAGTCATGCTGTCCCCAGTGTAGGTGACCACCCTGCTCTTGGCATTGGCACTGACATAAGAACTATTTTCACTGCCCCAAGTTCTGCTGCTATTCAGAAGGCACTGAGATTTGGGGATGTTTCACTTCATAACCCCATTCTAGTCCATTGCAAGACCTCTGGGAAGCCCTTTTATGCAATTATCCATCGTGTTACCGGTAGTGTGATCATCGATTTTGAGCCGGTCAAGCCTCATGAAGTTCCCATGACTGCATCAGGAGCCCTGCAATCCTACAAGCTTGCAGCAAAAGCAATAACTAGATTGGAATCCTTGACTACTGGGAACATGGAAACACTATGTAACACAATGGTTCGAGAGGTTTTTGAGCTCACAGGTTATGACAGAGTGATGGCTTATAAATTCCATGAGGATGATCATGGGGAAGTGATTGCTGAGGTTAAAAGGCCAGGCCTAGAGCCATATCTGGGGTTGCACTACCCAGCCACTGATATTCCTCAGGCGACACGCTTTTTGTTTATGAAGAACAAGGTGCGTATGATAGTTGATTGTTGTGCAAAGCATGTGAATGTGCTTCAAGACAAAAAAATTCCATTTGATTTAACCTTGTGTGGATCAACCTTGAGAGCTGCTCATAGTTGCCACTTGCAATACATGGAGAACATGAATTCTAGTGCTTCCTTGGTTATGGCAGTTGTGGTAAATGACAATGATGAAGATGGGGATAGTTCTGATGCTGTTCAACCACAGAAGAGTAAGAGACTCTGGGGTTTAGTAGTTTGCCATCACACTACTCCCAGATTCGTTCCTTTCCCTCTTAGGTATGCTTGTCAATTTCTGGCTCAAGTATTTGCGGTTCATGTGAGCAAAGAGCTAGAGATAGAGTATCAGATTATTGAGAAGAACATCCTGCAAACTCAAACACTCTTGTGTGATATGCTGGTGCAAGGTGAGCCCCTAGGCATTGTTTCACAAAGTCCTAATATAATGGATCTTGTGAAGTGTGATGGAGCAGCCCTGCTATATAAAAACAAGGTGTGGCGATTAGGGGTAACAccaagtgaatctcagataaaAGAGATAGCTTTGTGGCTCTTTGAGTGCCATGAGGATTCCACAGGTTTTTGTACAGATAGCTTGTCTGATGCAGGCTTCCCTGGGGCTGCTGCTCTTGGTGATATTGCATGTGGAATGGCAGCTGCCAGAATAGCTTCCAAAGATATACTTTTCTGGTTTCGGTCTCACACAGCCTCAGAAATCCGATGGGGTGGTGCAAAGCATGAGCCTGGTGAAAGGGATGATGGTAGGAGGGTGCATCCAAGATCATCATTCAAGGCTTTCCTTGAAGTTGTGAAGACAAGGAGCTTACCCTGGAAGACCTATGAAACGGATGCCATTCATTCGTTGCAGTTAATACTGAGAGATGCATTCAAAGAGACACAGAGCATGGAGATAAGCACATATGCTATCGATACAAGGCTAGGTGATTTGAAGATTGAAGGAATGCAAGAACTGGATGCAGTGACAAGTGAGGTGGTAAGGTTAATTGAAACAGCAACGGTGCCAATTTTGGCGGTTGATGTTAATGGGATGATCAATGGATGGAACACAAAAATTGCTGAGTTGACAGGTCTTCCAGTTGATGAAGCTATTGGAAAGCATTTACTCACACTTGTAGAGGATTTTTCAGTAGATAGAGTCAAGAAGATGTTGGACATGGCATTGCAGG GTGAGGAAGAGAGAAATGTCCAATTTGAGATCCAAACACATCATATGAAGATTGATTCTGGTCCCATCAGCTTGGTAGTTAATGCTTGTGCAAGCAGGGATCTTCAAGATAATGTTGTGGGAGTTTGTTTTCTGGCACAAGATATAACTGCTCAGAAAACAATGATGGACAAATTCACCCGAATTGAAGGTGACTACAAGGCAATTGTACAGAACCCAAACCCATTGATCCCTCCAATATTTGGCACAGATGAATTTGGTTGGTGTTGTGAATGGAATTCAGCTATGGCAAAATTAACTGGATGGAAGCGAGAGGAGGTAATGGATAAAATGCTTTTAGGAGAGGTTTTCGGGACCCAAATAGCTTGTTGTCGCCTAAGGAATCATGAAGCTGTTGTTAACTTTAGCATTGTACTTAATACAGCCATGGCTGGTTTGGAAACAGAGAAGgttccttttggtttctttgCTCGTGATGGAAAGCATGTAGAATGTATTCTTTCTATGACTAAGAAATTGGATGCAGAAGGTGTAGTTACTGGTGTCTTCTGCTTCTTGCAACTAGCAAGTGCAGAGCTGCAACAAGCATTACACATTCAGCGCATATCTGAACAAACTTCATTGAAAAGACTGAAAGATTTAACTTATTTGAAAAGGCAAATCCAGAATCCTTTATATGGGATTATGTTCTCCCGGAAATTGTTAGAGGGTACTGAGTTGGGAGCTGAACAAAAACAATTTCTGCAAACGGGCATTCGGTGTCAACGCCAGATTAGCAAAATTCTGGATGACTCGGATCTTGACAGCATCATTGATGG taaAGACCTTGATGTACTAGTGGCCCTTTTGTCCTGCATAACAGCTACATGGATTTGGAGATGGTTGAATTCACTTTGCATGAAGTTTTGGTTGCCTCCctaa
- the LOC114400064 gene encoding phytochrome A-like isoform X3, with product MSSSRPSQSSSNNSGRSRTSRLSARRMAQTTLDAKLHATFEESGSSFDYSSSVRMSPAGTVSGDHQPRSDRATSSYLHQTQKIKLIQPFGCLLALDEKTCKVIAYSENAPEMLTMVSHAVPSVGDHPALGIGTDIRTIFTAPSSAAIQKALRFGDVSLHNPILVHCKTSGKPFYAIIHRVTGSVIIDFEPVKPHEVPMTASGALQSYKLAAKAITRLESLTTGNMETLCNTMVREVFELTGYDRVMAYKFHEDDHGEVIAEVKRPGLEPYLGLHYPATDIPQATRFLFMKNKVRMIVDCCAKHVNVLQDKKIPFDLTLCGSTLRAAHSCHLQYMENMNSSASLVMAVVVNDNDEDGDSSDAVQPQKSKRLWGLVVCHHTTPRFVPFPLRYACQFLAQVFAVHVSKELEIEYQIIEKNILQTQTLLCDMLVQGEPLGIVSQSPNIMDLVKCDGAALLYKNKVWRLGVTPSESQIKEIALWLFECHEDSTGFCTDSLSDAGFPGAAALGDIACGMAAARIASKDILFWFRSHTASEIRWGGAKHEPGERDDGRRVHPRSSFKAFLEVVKTRSLPWKTYETDAIHSLQLILRDAFKETQSMEISTYAIDTRLGDLKIEGMQELDAVTSEVVRLIETATVPILAVDVNGMINGWNTKIAELTGLPVDEAIGKHLLTLVEDFSVDRVKKMLDMALQGEEERNVQFEIQTHHMKIDSGPISLVVNACASRDLQDNVVGVCFLAQDITAQKTMMDKFTRIEGDYKAIVQNPNPLIPPIFGTDEFGWCCEWNSAMAKLTGWKREEVMDKMLLGEVFGTQIACCRLRNHEAVVNFSIVLNTAMAGLETEKVPFGFFARDGKHVECILSMTKKLDAEGVVTGVFCFLQLASAELQQALHIQRISEQTSLKRLKDLTYLKRQIQNPLYGIMFSRKLLEGTELGAEQKQFLQTGIRCQRQISKILDDSDLDSIIDGP from the exons ATGTCCTCTTCAAGGCCCAGCCAATCATCCAGCAATAATTCTGGCAGATCTAGAACATCAAGACTCAGTGCTAGGAGGATGGCTCAGACAACTTTAGATGCAAAACTGCATGCAACTTTTGAGGAATCGGGTAGTTCTTTTGACTACTCCAGTTCAGTGAGAATGTCTCCTGCTGGTACTGTCAGTGGAGACCATCAACCAAGGTCTGATAGAGCAACAAGTTCTTACCTCCATCAGACACAGAAAATCAAGCTTATCCAGCCATTTGGGTGTTTGTTAGCTTTAGATGAGAAAACATGCAAGGTCATTGCTTACAGTGAGAATGCACCTGAAATGCTCACCATGGTTAGTCATGCTGTCCCCAGTGTAGGTGACCACCCTGCTCTTGGCATTGGCACTGACATAAGAACTATTTTCACTGCCCCAAGTTCTGCTGCTATTCAGAAGGCACTGAGATTTGGGGATGTTTCACTTCATAACCCCATTCTAGTCCATTGCAAGACCTCTGGGAAGCCCTTTTATGCAATTATCCATCGTGTTACCGGTAGTGTGATCATCGATTTTGAGCCGGTCAAGCCTCATGAAGTTCCCATGACTGCATCAGGAGCCCTGCAATCCTACAAGCTTGCAGCAAAAGCAATAACTAGATTGGAATCCTTGACTACTGGGAACATGGAAACACTATGTAACACAATGGTTCGAGAGGTTTTTGAGCTCACAGGTTATGACAGAGTGATGGCTTATAAATTCCATGAGGATGATCATGGGGAAGTGATTGCTGAGGTTAAAAGGCCAGGCCTAGAGCCATATCTGGGGTTGCACTACCCAGCCACTGATATTCCTCAGGCGACACGCTTTTTGTTTATGAAGAACAAGGTGCGTATGATAGTTGATTGTTGTGCAAAGCATGTGAATGTGCTTCAAGACAAAAAAATTCCATTTGATTTAACCTTGTGTGGATCAACCTTGAGAGCTGCTCATAGTTGCCACTTGCAATACATGGAGAACATGAATTCTAGTGCTTCCTTGGTTATGGCAGTTGTGGTAAATGACAATGATGAAGATGGGGATAGTTCTGATGCTGTTCAACCACAGAAGAGTAAGAGACTCTGGGGTTTAGTAGTTTGCCATCACACTACTCCCAGATTCGTTCCTTTCCCTCTTAGGTATGCTTGTCAATTTCTGGCTCAAGTATTTGCGGTTCATGTGAGCAAAGAGCTAGAGATAGAGTATCAGATTATTGAGAAGAACATCCTGCAAACTCAAACACTCTTGTGTGATATGCTGGTGCAAGGTGAGCCCCTAGGCATTGTTTCACAAAGTCCTAATATAATGGATCTTGTGAAGTGTGATGGAGCAGCCCTGCTATATAAAAACAAGGTGTGGCGATTAGGGGTAACAccaagtgaatctcagataaaAGAGATAGCTTTGTGGCTCTTTGAGTGCCATGAGGATTCCACAGGTTTTTGTACAGATAGCTTGTCTGATGCAGGCTTCCCTGGGGCTGCTGCTCTTGGTGATATTGCATGTGGAATGGCAGCTGCCAGAATAGCTTCCAAAGATATACTTTTCTGGTTTCGGTCTCACACAGCCTCAGAAATCCGATGGGGTGGTGCAAAGCATGAGCCTGGTGAAAGGGATGATGGTAGGAGGGTGCATCCAAGATCATCATTCAAGGCTTTCCTTGAAGTTGTGAAGACAAGGAGCTTACCCTGGAAGACCTATGAAACGGATGCCATTCATTCGTTGCAGTTAATACTGAGAGATGCATTCAAAGAGACACAGAGCATGGAGATAAGCACATATGCTATCGATACAAGGCTAGGTGATTTGAAGATTGAAGGAATGCAAGAACTGGATGCAGTGACAAGTGAGGTGGTAAGGTTAATTGAAACAGCAACGGTGCCAATTTTGGCGGTTGATGTTAATGGGATGATCAATGGATGGAACACAAAAATTGCTGAGTTGACAGGTCTTCCAGTTGATGAAGCTATTGGAAAGCATTTACTCACACTTGTAGAGGATTTTTCAGTAGATAGAGTCAAGAAGATGTTGGACATGGCATTGCAGG GTGAGGAAGAGAGAAATGTCCAATTTGAGATCCAAACACATCATATGAAGATTGATTCTGGTCCCATCAGCTTGGTAGTTAATGCTTGTGCAAGCAGGGATCTTCAAGATAATGTTGTGGGAGTTTGTTTTCTGGCACAAGATATAACTGCTCAGAAAACAATGATGGACAAATTCACCCGAATTGAAGGTGACTACAAGGCAATTGTACAGAACCCAAACCCATTGATCCCTCCAATATTTGGCACAGATGAATTTGGTTGGTGTTGTGAATGGAATTCAGCTATGGCAAAATTAACTGGATGGAAGCGAGAGGAGGTAATGGATAAAATGCTTTTAGGAGAGGTTTTCGGGACCCAAATAGCTTGTTGTCGCCTAAGGAATCATGAAGCTGTTGTTAACTTTAGCATTGTACTTAATACAGCCATGGCTGGTTTGGAAACAGAGAAGgttccttttggtttctttgCTCGTGATGGAAAGCATGTAGAATGTATTCTTTCTATGACTAAGAAATTGGATGCAGAAGGTGTAGTTACTGGTGTCTTCTGCTTCTTGCAACTAGCAAGTGCAGAGCTGCAACAAGCATTACACATTCAGCGCATATCTGAACAAACTTCATTGAAAAGACTGAAAGATTTAACTTATTTGAAAAGGCAAATCCAGAATCCTTTATATGGGATTATGTTCTCCCGGAAATTGTTAGAGGGTACTGAGTTGGGAGCTGAACAAAAACAATTTCTGCAAACGGGCATTCGGTGTCAACGCCAGATTAGCAAAATTCTGGATGACTCGGATCTTGACAGCATCATTGATGG ACCTTGA
- the LOC114400068 gene encoding rhicadhesin receptor-like: protein MKLTGFLQAVTLTALVLSIFTASDPDSLQDLCVADLASAVKVNGFTCKDAGKVNASDFFSDILAKPGATNNTYGSLVTGANVQKIPGLNTLGVSLSRIDYAPGGINPPHTHPRATEVVFVLEGTLDVGFITTANVLISKAINKGEIFVFPKGLVHFQKNNGKEPASVIAAFNSQLPGTQSIALTLFAATPPLPDNVLTKAFQVGTKEVQKIKSRLAPKK, encoded by the exons ATGAAGCTCACAGGTTTCCTGCAAGCGGTGACTCTAACTGCTTTGGTGTTATCCATCTTCACTGCATCAGATCCCGATTCTCTTCAAGACCTCTGTGTCGCAGACCTTGCCTCAG CGGTTAAAGTGAATGGATTCACCTGCAAAGATGCTGGCAAGGTAAATGCGAGTGATTTCTTCTCAGACATACTAGCCAAACCAGGTGCCACAAACAACACGTATGGCTCCCTAGTGACTGGAGCCAACGTTCAGAAAATCCCAGGACTCAACACCCTTGGCGTGTCTTTGTCACGCATTGACTATGCCCCAGGTGGCATCAACCCACCTCACACGCACCCACGTGCGACCGAAGTAGTGTTCGTGCTTGAAGGAACACTAGATGTTGGGTTCATAACCACAGCCAATGTGCTCATTTCAAAGGCCATCAACAAGGGTGAGATATTTGTGTTCCCAAAGGGCTTAGTTCACTTCCAAAAGAACAATGGAAAGGAACCTGCTTCAGTTATTGCAGCATTCAATAGTCAGTTGCCTGGCACACAGTCCATTGCTCTAACCTTGTTTGCAGCCACACCACCACTTCCGGATAATGTGTTAACCAAGGCTTTCCAGGTGGGTACCAAGGAGGTTCAGAAAATTAAGTCTAGGCTTGCACCtaagaaataa
- the LOC114400064 gene encoding phytochrome A-like isoform X1, whose translation MSSSRPSQSSSNNSGRSRTSRLSARRMAQTTLDAKLHATFEESGSSFDYSSSVRMSPAGTVSGDHQPRSDRATSSYLHQTQKIKLIQPFGCLLALDEKTCKVIAYSENAPEMLTMVSHAVPSVGDHPALGIGTDIRTIFTAPSSAAIQKALRFGDVSLHNPILVHCKTSGKPFYAIIHRVTGSVIIDFEPVKPHEVPMTASGALQSYKLAAKAITRLESLTTGNMETLCNTMVREVFELTGYDRVMAYKFHEDDHGEVIAEVKRPGLEPYLGLHYPATDIPQATRFLFMKNKVRMIVDCCAKHVNVLQDKKIPFDLTLCGSTLRAAHSCHLQYMENMNSSASLVMAVVVNDNDEDGDSSDAVQPQKSKRLWGLVVCHHTTPRFVPFPLRYACQFLAQVFAVHVSKELEIEYQIIEKNILQTQTLLCDMLVQGEPLGIVSQSPNIMDLVKCDGAALLYKNKVWRLGVTPSESQIKEIALWLFECHEDSTGFCTDSLSDAGFPGAAALGDIACGMAAARIASKDILFWFRSHTASEIRWGGAKHEPGERDDGRRVHPRSSFKAFLEVVKTRSLPWKTYETDAIHSLQLILRDAFKETQSMEISTYAIDTRLGDLKIEGMQELDAVTSEVVRLIETATVPILAVDVNGMINGWNTKIAELTGLPVDEAIGKHLLTLVEDFSVDRVKKMLDMALQGEEERNVQFEIQTHHMKIDSGPISLVVNACASRDLQDNVVGVCFLAQDITAQKTMMDKFTRIEGDYKAIVQNPNPLIPPIFGTDEFGWCCEWNSAMAKLTGWKREEVMDKMLLGEVFGTQIACCRLRNHEAVVNFSIVLNTAMAGLETEKVPFGFFARDGKHVECILSMTKKLDAEGVVTGVFCFLQLASAELQQALHIQRISEQTSLKRLKDLTYLKRQIQNPLYGIMFSRKLLEGTELGAEQKQFLQTGIRCQRQISKILDDSDLDSIIDGYMDLEMVEFTLHEVLVASLSQVMTKSNAKGIRVVNDVEEKITTETLYGDSIRLQQVLADFLLISINFTPTGGQVVVAATLTQQQLGKLVHLANLEFSITHDSFGVPETLLNQMFGRDGHESEEGISMLISRKLLKLMNGDVRYLREAGKSSFILSVELAAAHKSNT comes from the exons ATGTCCTCTTCAAGGCCCAGCCAATCATCCAGCAATAATTCTGGCAGATCTAGAACATCAAGACTCAGTGCTAGGAGGATGGCTCAGACAACTTTAGATGCAAAACTGCATGCAACTTTTGAGGAATCGGGTAGTTCTTTTGACTACTCCAGTTCAGTGAGAATGTCTCCTGCTGGTACTGTCAGTGGAGACCATCAACCAAGGTCTGATAGAGCAACAAGTTCTTACCTCCATCAGACACAGAAAATCAAGCTTATCCAGCCATTTGGGTGTTTGTTAGCTTTAGATGAGAAAACATGCAAGGTCATTGCTTACAGTGAGAATGCACCTGAAATGCTCACCATGGTTAGTCATGCTGTCCCCAGTGTAGGTGACCACCCTGCTCTTGGCATTGGCACTGACATAAGAACTATTTTCACTGCCCCAAGTTCTGCTGCTATTCAGAAGGCACTGAGATTTGGGGATGTTTCACTTCATAACCCCATTCTAGTCCATTGCAAGACCTCTGGGAAGCCCTTTTATGCAATTATCCATCGTGTTACCGGTAGTGTGATCATCGATTTTGAGCCGGTCAAGCCTCATGAAGTTCCCATGACTGCATCAGGAGCCCTGCAATCCTACAAGCTTGCAGCAAAAGCAATAACTAGATTGGAATCCTTGACTACTGGGAACATGGAAACACTATGTAACACAATGGTTCGAGAGGTTTTTGAGCTCACAGGTTATGACAGAGTGATGGCTTATAAATTCCATGAGGATGATCATGGGGAAGTGATTGCTGAGGTTAAAAGGCCAGGCCTAGAGCCATATCTGGGGTTGCACTACCCAGCCACTGATATTCCTCAGGCGACACGCTTTTTGTTTATGAAGAACAAGGTGCGTATGATAGTTGATTGTTGTGCAAAGCATGTGAATGTGCTTCAAGACAAAAAAATTCCATTTGATTTAACCTTGTGTGGATCAACCTTGAGAGCTGCTCATAGTTGCCACTTGCAATACATGGAGAACATGAATTCTAGTGCTTCCTTGGTTATGGCAGTTGTGGTAAATGACAATGATGAAGATGGGGATAGTTCTGATGCTGTTCAACCACAGAAGAGTAAGAGACTCTGGGGTTTAGTAGTTTGCCATCACACTACTCCCAGATTCGTTCCTTTCCCTCTTAGGTATGCTTGTCAATTTCTGGCTCAAGTATTTGCGGTTCATGTGAGCAAAGAGCTAGAGATAGAGTATCAGATTATTGAGAAGAACATCCTGCAAACTCAAACACTCTTGTGTGATATGCTGGTGCAAGGTGAGCCCCTAGGCATTGTTTCACAAAGTCCTAATATAATGGATCTTGTGAAGTGTGATGGAGCAGCCCTGCTATATAAAAACAAGGTGTGGCGATTAGGGGTAACAccaagtgaatctcagataaaAGAGATAGCTTTGTGGCTCTTTGAGTGCCATGAGGATTCCACAGGTTTTTGTACAGATAGCTTGTCTGATGCAGGCTTCCCTGGGGCTGCTGCTCTTGGTGATATTGCATGTGGAATGGCAGCTGCCAGAATAGCTTCCAAAGATATACTTTTCTGGTTTCGGTCTCACACAGCCTCAGAAATCCGATGGGGTGGTGCAAAGCATGAGCCTGGTGAAAGGGATGATGGTAGGAGGGTGCATCCAAGATCATCATTCAAGGCTTTCCTTGAAGTTGTGAAGACAAGGAGCTTACCCTGGAAGACCTATGAAACGGATGCCATTCATTCGTTGCAGTTAATACTGAGAGATGCATTCAAAGAGACACAGAGCATGGAGATAAGCACATATGCTATCGATACAAGGCTAGGTGATTTGAAGATTGAAGGAATGCAAGAACTGGATGCAGTGACAAGTGAGGTGGTAAGGTTAATTGAAACAGCAACGGTGCCAATTTTGGCGGTTGATGTTAATGGGATGATCAATGGATGGAACACAAAAATTGCTGAGTTGACAGGTCTTCCAGTTGATGAAGCTATTGGAAAGCATTTACTCACACTTGTAGAGGATTTTTCAGTAGATAGAGTCAAGAAGATGTTGGACATGGCATTGCAGG GTGAGGAAGAGAGAAATGTCCAATTTGAGATCCAAACACATCATATGAAGATTGATTCTGGTCCCATCAGCTTGGTAGTTAATGCTTGTGCAAGCAGGGATCTTCAAGATAATGTTGTGGGAGTTTGTTTTCTGGCACAAGATATAACTGCTCAGAAAACAATGATGGACAAATTCACCCGAATTGAAGGTGACTACAAGGCAATTGTACAGAACCCAAACCCATTGATCCCTCCAATATTTGGCACAGATGAATTTGGTTGGTGTTGTGAATGGAATTCAGCTATGGCAAAATTAACTGGATGGAAGCGAGAGGAGGTAATGGATAAAATGCTTTTAGGAGAGGTTTTCGGGACCCAAATAGCTTGTTGTCGCCTAAGGAATCATGAAGCTGTTGTTAACTTTAGCATTGTACTTAATACAGCCATGGCTGGTTTGGAAACAGAGAAGgttccttttggtttctttgCTCGTGATGGAAAGCATGTAGAATGTATTCTTTCTATGACTAAGAAATTGGATGCAGAAGGTGTAGTTACTGGTGTCTTCTGCTTCTTGCAACTAGCAAGTGCAGAGCTGCAACAAGCATTACACATTCAGCGCATATCTGAACAAACTTCATTGAAAAGACTGAAAGATTTAACTTATTTGAAAAGGCAAATCCAGAATCCTTTATATGGGATTATGTTCTCCCGGAAATTGTTAGAGGGTACTGAGTTGGGAGCTGAACAAAAACAATTTCTGCAAACGGGCATTCGGTGTCAACGCCAGATTAGCAAAATTCTGGATGACTCGGATCTTGACAGCATCATTGATGG CTACATGGATTTGGAGATGGTTGAATTCACTTTGCATGAAGTTTTGGTTGCCTCCctaagtcaagtcatgacaaaGAGTAATGCAAAAGGTATCCGAGTAGTCAATGATGTTGAAGAGAAGATCACAACAGAGACCTTATATGGTGATAGTATCAGGCTTCAGCAGGTCTTAGCTGACTTTTTATTGATTTCCATCAATTTCACACCAACTGGAGGTCAGGTTGTTGTAGCAGCCACGCTAACCCAACAGCAGTTAGGGAAATTAGTTCATCTTGCTAATTTGGAGTTCAG CATAACGCATGATAGTTTTGGGGTTCCAGAAACATTGCTGAACCAGATGTTTGGACGCGATGGACATGAATCTGAGGAGGGTATTAGCATGCTGATTAGCAGAAAGCTGCTAAAGCTCATGAATGGAGACGTACGTTATTTAAGGGAAGCAGGCAAATCATCTTTCATCCTATCTGTTGAACTTGCCGCAGCACATAAATCCAACACTTaa